Below is a window of Mycolicibacterium rhodesiae NBB3 DNA.
GATTCGGCCTGGCGTACAGTTTCTTTCGCGTTGTCGAGGTCGATGTCGGCGACGACAACGCGGGCGCCCTCCTGACAGAATCGCAGCGCGGACGCCCGCCCGACTCCCGAGCCTGCACCGGTGACGATCGCGCTCTTGCCGTCCAGCACGCCCACCGTGATCAGGCCTTAACCATTGCAGGCGGCTCGGCAGGCGTGAACCGGTACAGACGTTCGGCGTTGCCGCGGAGCAATTTGTACTGGACGCTCTCCGGAAGATCCTTCATCGTGTCGCGGGCGACGTCGATGCAATTGGGCCACGTCGAGTCCGAGTGCGGATAGTCGGTTTCGCACATCACGTTGTCCTCACCGATTTCGTCGAGGCTCTTCATGGCGTGGCGGTCCTCGATGATGCAGCCGTAGATGTGGTTGCGGAACGTCTCACGGATGTCGAGCGTGTCGAGATCTGCCTCGTTGCCGGCGTGACCCATGAACTTCGTTCCGCGCTTGACCCAGTAGCGCTGCTTGTCGAGTACCTGCTCGGCGCGCTCCAGAAAGTAGGGGGCCCAACCGATCTCACCTTCTGACAGGGCGATTTTGAGGTTGGGGTAACGCTGGAAGAGCCCGCTGAAGATCCAGGAGAGCATGGTCCCCGAGGTGCGGGAGGCACCCCAGGTGAGGTTGGCCATGAAGGGCGCGTCGTTGCAGATCCGTGGCAGTGTGGACGACGAGCCGACGTGCATGCTCGCTACCATTCCCAGCTCGTTGGCCGCAGCCATGACGGGCTCCCAATAATGGTCGGCATCGTGAATCGTGGGCAATCCCAATGGTTCCGGGTTCTCGGAGAACGCAAATGAGGTCACACCCCTGGCGGCCATGCGCTCCATCTCCGTGACGGCCAGCTGCGGATCCCACATCGGGATGAGCATCAGCGGGATATAGCGCCCAGGTGCGGCACCGCACCACTCCTCGACGAGCCAGTCGTTATAGATCTGCAGACACTGGAAACCGAACTCGCGGTCGCTGGCCTCCATGAACAGCTGCCCGCAAAACCTCGGCAGGGTTGGAAAGCACAGCGACGCAAGCACGCCAGAGGTGTCCATGTCCTCGACTCGTGCCTTGGCGTCGTAGCACCCGGGACGCATCTCCGCGTAGTTCAGCGGCTCCGGACTGAACTCCTCCTTGGACTTCCCGACGACCGCACTCAGGCCCGAACTGGGCATCTTCTTGCCGTCGTACACCCAGACGTCCATACCGTTGTCGTCGGTCTGCATGTTCGGCGCGCGATCCCGGTCCTTGGCGGCGACGCGATCGACCCAAAGATTGGGTGGCTCGAGAATGTGGTCGTCGACCGAGATCAGCCAGTTCAAATCGTAGGTCGCATCCCCAGTTTCGTGGCCACTCTCGACGTTCTGAGCCCGTGTGTCGGTGATGGTCATCTGGCCAGTTCTCCAATCGACATGTGTTTCACTTCCTGGAACTCGCGGATCCCGTCGGGACCCCGTTCGCGGCCGAGGCCGCTCTGCTTGTATCCACCGCTGGGCGCATACGCCGAGAAGACGGTGGTGTTGACGTTGACCGCTCCGGTCCGCAGCCGCCGGGCAATGCCGACGGCGGTGGCGACATCCGCTCCATACACCTGGCCGGACAGCCCGTACACGCTGTCGTTGGCGATCTCGACGGCGTGGTCGAGATCGCGATAGCCGAGCACCGCGATGACCGGCCCGAAGATCTCTTCTTGCGCAGCCGGATTCGCATTGTCACCCACGTCGAGCACGGTCGGTTCGAAGTAGTAGCCACGGTCGAGCTGCTGCGGGCGACCGCCGCCGCAGACGACCTTGCCGCCGCTTTTCTCGGCCGCCTCGACGATCCGCTCGCACCTGTCACGCTGCGCCGCACTGATGACCGGCCCCATCGCGGCCTCCGACGAGGTGGGCGGTCCGACCTTGATGGAACTGTATGCGGCGCTCACGGCCTCGAGCACCTGTTCCTTCTGATCCTGGGGTACGAGCATGCGCGTCGCGGCCACACACGCCTGGCCCGCGGTGCTCATCACGACCATCGCGGCGCCCATCGCCGCGCGGTGCACCGCGTCAGGCAGATAGATCTGTGCCGATTTTCCGCCGAGTTCGAGTGACACCCGCTTCACCGTCGGCGCCGCCTGCGCGAGGATCTTACGCCCAGCCAGGGTGGAC
It encodes the following:
- a CDS encoding amidohydrolase family protein, giving the protein MTITDTRAQNVESGHETGDATYDLNWLISVDDHILEPPNLWVDRVAAKDRDRAPNMQTDDNGMDVWVYDGKKMPSSGLSAVVGKSKEEFSPEPLNYAEMRPGCYDAKARVEDMDTSGVLASLCFPTLPRFCGQLFMEASDREFGFQCLQIYNDWLVEEWCGAAPGRYIPLMLIPMWDPQLAVTEMERMAARGVTSFAFSENPEPLGLPTIHDADHYWEPVMAAANELGMVASMHVGSSSTLPRICNDAPFMANLTWGASRTSGTMLSWIFSGLFQRYPNLKIALSEGEIGWAPYFLERAEQVLDKQRYWVKRGTKFMGHAGNEADLDTLDIRETFRNHIYGCIIEDRHAMKSLDEIGEDNVMCETDYPHSDSTWPNCIDVARDTMKDLPESVQYKLLRGNAERLYRFTPAEPPAMVKA
- a CDS encoding aldehyde dehydrogenase family protein, with the translated sequence MTILAEARTFVGGTWVTGDEVVSVENPADETHVHDVTVTPPAEVQRAITDARRTFDQGLWADLPAADRARVLHEFIDYIEGSAESLVPTLVAEAGQPTRFADITQLRAGVGLARQTIDLYLSMKHEESSPVPVDDLVRGRVALSIRRHEPVGVVAAITPYNAALIMGFQKLIPALMAGNSVILRPSPLTPISSLVFGMAAEAAGLPPGVLSVIVESGTAAAELITSDPAVDMVSFTGSTLAGRKILAQAAPTVKRVSLELGGKSAQIYLPDAVHRAAMGAAMVVMSTAGQACVAATRMLVPQDQKEQVLEAVSAAYSSIKVGPPTSSEAAMGPVISAAQRDRCERIVEAAEKSGGKVVCGGGRPQQLDRGYYFEPTVLDVGDNANPAAQEEIFGPVIAVLGYRDLDHAVEIANDSVYGLSGQVYGADVATAVGIARRLRTGAVNVNTTVFSAYAPSGGYKQSGLGRERGPDGIREFQEVKHMSIGELAR